One region of Populus trichocarpa isolate Nisqually-1 chromosome 4, P.trichocarpa_v4.1, whole genome shotgun sequence genomic DNA includes:
- the LOC18109980 gene encoding ABC transporter C family member 12 isoform X4, with protein MKQGHKRPITEKDVWKLDTWDQTETLIKNYCRFQTCWVEESKRPKPRLLRALNNSLGGRFWLGGFFKIGYDLSQFVGPIVLSHLLQSMQRGDPAWIGYIYAFIIFLGVLFGALCESQFFQNVMRVGFQLRSTLVAAIFRKSLKLTHEGRKNFPSGKITNMITTDANALQQICQQLHGLWSAPFRITISMVLLYQQLGVASLFGSLMLVLMVPTQTILMSKMRKLTKEGLHRTDKRVSLMNEILAAMDAVKCYAWEKSFQSRIQSVRDDELSWFRSAQLLSAFNSFILNSIPVIVTLVSFGTFTLLGGDLTPAKAFTSLSLFQVLRSPLNMLPNLLSQVVNANISLQRLEELFLAEERILAPNLPLKLGIPAISIENGNFLWDSKLEKPTLSDINLKIQVGSLVAIVGGTGEGKTSLISAMLGELPPMEDASVVIRGTVAYVPQVSWIFNATVRDNILFGSEYEPSRYWKAIDVTALQHDLDLLPGHDLTEIGERGVNISGGQKQRVSMARAVYSNSDVYIFDDPLSALDAHVGRQVFNSCIKDELQGKTRVLVTNQLHFLPQVDKIILLSEGMIKEEGTFEELSKNGKLFQKLMENAGKMDELVEEKNSENLDSKSSKPAANRGNDLPQKAGYKMKVKGGKSVLIKQEERETGVVSWNVLIRYNNALGGIWVVLIIFLCYLLTEVLRVSRSTWLSFWTNQSTLESYRPGYYIFVYALLSFGQVIVTLVNSYWLISSSLHAAKRLHDAMLDSILRAPMLFFHTNPSGRIINRFAKDLGEIDRNVANFANNFLNQAWQLFSTFVLIGIVSTISLWAVMPLLILFYSAYLYYQSTSREVKRLDSITRSPVYAQFGEALNGLSSIRAYKAYDWMAIINGKSMDNNIRFTLVNMSSNRWLTIRLVTLGGIMIWLIATFAVLGNGRTENHVEFASVMGLLLSYTLNITDLLSNVLRQASRAENSLNSVERVGTYMDLPSEAPAIVETNRPPPAWPSSGSIKFRDVVLRYRPELPPVLHHLSFEVSPSEKLGIVGRTGAGKSSMLNALFRIVELERGEITIDGCDVAKFGLTDLRKILSIIPQSPVLFSGTVRFNLDPFSEHNDADLWEALERAHLKDAIRNNSFGLDAEVFEGGENFSVGQRQLLSLARALLRRSKILVLDEATASVDVRTDALIQKTIREEFRSCTMLVIAHRLNTIIDCDRILVLEAGQVLEHGTPEELLLPNEGSAFSRMVQSTGPANAQYLYSLVFESKENKLSKRKNDHRWIDSSRWAAAAQLALVVSLTSSENGLPMLDVGDEDNILRKTKDAVIRLQDVLVGKYDEAICDTLQQSQVPQDGWWSAFYRMIEGLAVMGRLSRGRHQQYDYENEPLDWDDLKI; from the exons CTGCAATATTTCGTAAATCCTTGAAACTAACTCATGAGGGTCGAAAGAACTTCCCATCAGGGAAGATAACAAATATGATCACAACAGATGCCAATGCACTTCAG CAAATATGCCAACAACTTCATGGATTGTGGTCTGCTCCATTTCGTATCACCATCTCCATGGTTCTTCTTTACCAACAATTAGGTGTTGCTTCACTTTTTGGCTCGCTCATGCTTGTTCTCATGGTCCCCACACAA ACAATTTTGATGAGCAAGATGAGAAAGCTAACTAAGGAAGGATTGCATAGGACAGACAAAAGAGTTAGCCTCATGAATGAAATCTTGGCTGCCATGGATGCTGTGAA ATGTTATGCATGGGAGAAGAGCTTTCAATCCAGAATTCAAAGTGTGCGGGATGATGAGTTGTCATGGTTTCGCAGTGCACAATTACTATCTGCT TTCAATAGTTTTATACTGAACAGCATCCCAGTTATTGTGACACTGGTTTCATTCGGCACGTTCACCTTGCTTGGCGGAGATTTGACACCTGCAAAGGCATTTACGTCACTCTCTCTGTTTCAAGTCCTAAGATCTCCTCTAAACATGCTTCCTAACTTACTAAGCCAG GTTGTAAATGCAAATATATCATTGCAACGCTTGGAGGAACTGTTTTTAGCTGAAGAGAGAATTTTAGCACCAAATCTGCCTCTTAAACTTGGAATTCCAGCTATCTCAATTGAAAATGGGAACTTTTTATGGGATTCAAAG CTAGAAAAGCCAACTTTGTcagatatcaatttaaaaatacaagttgGCAGCTTAGTTGCAATTGTTGGCGGGACTGGAGAAGGAAAAACATCTCTTATATCAGCAATGCTTGGAGAACTGCCTCCTATGGAAGATGCAAGTGTAGTTATAAGAGGGACTGTTGCATATGTTCCTCAAGTTTCATGGATCTTCAATGCTACT GTGCGTGACAACATATTATTTGGGTCAGAATATGAACCTTCACGCTATTGGAAAGCTATTGATGTAACTGCATTACAACATGATCTCGACTTGCTTCCA GGCCATGACCTCACTGAGATAGGTGAAAGAGGAGTCAATATTAGTGGAGGGCAGAAGCAAAGAGTTTCCATGGCTAGGGCTGTCTACTCCAATTCAGATGTATACATATTCGATGACCCTTTAAGTGCTTTAGATGCTCATGTTGGTCGACAG GTCTTCAACAGTTGTATTAAGGACGAGTTGCAAGGAAAAACCAGGGTTCTTGTCACCAACCAGCTACATTTTCTTCCACAAGTGGATAAAATTATTCTTCTCAGTGAAGGTATGATTAAAGAGGAGGGAACCTTTGAGGAACTCTCTAAAAATGGCAAGCTGTTCCAGAAGCTGATGGAAAATGCAGGGAAAATGGATGAGCTAGTGGAAGAAAAGAACAGTGAAAATTTGGACTCTAAAAGCTCAAAACCAGCAGCTAATAGGGGAAATGATTTGCCACAAAAAGCAGGTTACAAGATGAAAGTGAAAGGAGGGAAATCTGTACTTATCAAGCAAGAAGAACGTGAAACAGGTGTTGTCAGTTGGAATGTTTTGATAAG GTATAACAATGCATTAGGAGGCATATGGGTGGTTTTAATAATCTTTTTGTGCTACTTATTAACTGAAGTTCTTCGAGTTTCAAGAAGTACATGGTTGAGTTTTTGGACCAATCAAAGCACTTTGGAGAGTTATAGGCCAGGATACTACATTTTCGTGTATGCACTTCTATCATTTGGTCAG GTGATTGTGACTCTAGTGAACTCTTATTGGTTAATCAGTTCAAGTCTTCATGCAGCCAAAAGACTTCATGATGCCATGCTAGACTCTATCCTACGAGCTCCCATGCTATTTTTCCACACTAACCCATCTGGGAGAATAATCAATAGGTTTGCGAAGGATCTAGGTGAAATAGATCGTAACGTTGCCAATTTTGCCAACAATTTTCTGAACCAAGCCTGGCAGCTGTTTTCAACTTTTGTGCTGATAGGCATTGTGAGCACAATATCATTGTGGGCCGTTATGCCACTTCTGATCTTGTTTTATTCAGCCTATCTATATTATCAG AGCACATCCCGTGAAGTGAAACGTCTGGATTCCATTACCAGGTCTCCAGTTTATGCACAATTTGGAGAAGCGTTAAATGGTTTGTCAAGTATTCGTGCATATAAAGCATATGATTGGATGGCAATCATCAATGGGAAGTCTATGGACAATAATATCAGGTTTACTCTTGTAAATATGAGTTCAAATCGCTGGCTCACCATAAGGTTGGTAACACTAGGAGGGATCATGATTTGGTTGATAGCAACATTTGCAGTTTTGGGGAATGGACGAACAGAAAATCATGTGGAATTTGCATCTGTAATGGGTCTACTACTTAGTTATACTTTGAACATCACTGATTTGTTGAGTAATGTTCTAAGACAAGCTAGTAGAGCTGAAAATAGCTTAAACTCTGTTGAGCGTGTTGGCACATACATGGATTTACCCTCCGAAGCTCCTGCCATTGTCGAGACCAATCGTCCTCCTCCTGCTTGGCCTTCGTCAGGATCAATTAAATTCAGGGATGTTGTTCTGCGTTACAGACCCGAGCTTCCTCCAGTCTTACATCATTTGTCTTTTGAAGTCTCTCCTAGTGAAAAGCTAGGAATAGTTGGAAGAACAGGAGCAGGGAAATCTAGCATGCTAAATGCACTGTTCCGTATTGTAGAACTGGAAAGAGGAGAAATCACCATTGATGGTTGTGACGTTGCTAAGTTTGGACTCACAGATTTGCGGAAAATTCTCAGTATCATACCCCAATCACCAGTTCTCTTCTCAG GAACTGTGCGATTTAATCTCGATCCATTTAGTGAACACAATGATGCTGACCTATGGGAGGCTTTGGAGAGGGCACATTTAAAGGATGCCATTAGAAATAATTCTTTTGGTCTGGATGCTGAG GTTTTTGAGGGAGGGGAGAATTTTAGTGTTGGACAGAGACAACTACTAAGTCTCGCACGAGCGCTGCTGCGAAGATCTAAGATTCTTGTTCTTGATGAAGCTACTGCTTCTGTTGATGTTAGAACCGATGCTCTTATCCAGAAAACCATTCGAGAAGAATTCAGATCGTGCACAATGCTAGTCATCGCTCACAGACTAAATACCATTATTGACTGCGACAGAATTCTTGTGCTTGAGGCTGGTCAG GTCTTAGAACATGGCACCCCAGAGGAACTGCTACTACCAAACGAAGGAAGCGCATTCTCTAGGATGGTTCAAAGTACTGGTCCAGCAAATGCTCAATACTTGTATAGCCTGGTGTTTGAAAGTAAAGAGAATAAGTTGAGTAAAAGGAAGAATGATCATAGATGGATAGACTCTTCAAGATGGGCTGCAGCTGCCCAACTGGCCCTGGTTGTTAGTCTCACTTCTTCAGAGAATGGTCTTCCAATGTTGGATGTTGGAGACGAGGACAACATCCTCAGGAAAACGAAAGATGCAGTTATAAGGCTGCAGGATGTCCTGGTGGGGAAGTATGATGAAGCGATATGTGATACACTGCAACAGAGCCAAGTTCCCCAAGATGGATGGTGGTCAGCTTTCTACAGAATGATTGAAG GTTTGGCTGTAATGGGCAGGTTGTCACGCGGTAGGCATCAACAATATGATTATGAAAATGAACCCCTTGATTGGgatgatttgaaaatttag